Genomic DNA from Niabella ginsenosidivorans:
TAAACCAGCTCATTATGAGCCGAGTCCAGCACCGGAATACCATCCTGTTTTACCTTGGCCTGCTCAGCAGGAGCAAGGGCAAGAAAGCTTTTCAGCTTGTTGAAGGGCATTCCCAGCATCATTCCATCTGAATAATGTGTTAGATCTCCATCCGTAATAGTTACCCCTGCACGTTTTGCCGCTTCCTTTATGATGTCTTTTCCTTTCTGCACATCGGATTTGGACATAATACTGAAATACACTTTGTTATCTTTATCAATGCTCATCATAACCGCATTGTTATCTGGCATTGTCTGAGAAGATACAGAGTTCGGAGTTTCAATGGGAACTGGCTCAGCCGGTTTGAATTTCGTTGCCATGATAAAGAAGGACAGGATCAGGAATGCCACATCCACAAAGGGTGTCATATCCGTATCTGTTGACTTCTTTTGTATTTTTGCTTTTGCCATTATTGACTTTATTTTGATATAAGACTAAAAATCTGTTTTATTCCACAAAAATCCCCGCCCGCTTGTATAAATTATTTATACAGGGAAGCGAATGATTGGGTCAATGTGAAACCAGATTCGTCAATACCATAAGTAATGCTATCAATACGGGTAGTAAGCATATTATAGAAAATCAGGGCCAGGGCTGAAGTACCGATACCTAATGCCGTGTTATACAGGGCCTCGGAGATACCTACCGCTAATTCTGATGAGTTACCGCCACCGCTTTCACCCAGGTTGGCAAAAGAGCGGATCATACCCATTACTGTACCTAATAACGCAATCAATGTACCGGTAGAAACGATTGTTGAAAGGAATACCAGATTTTTCTGAAGCATTGGCAGTTCCAGGGCAGTAGCTTCTTCTACTTCTTTCTGGATGGCGGCAATTTTTTGATCTGTATCCAGCCCTGTTTCGTTGATCATTTCTTTATAACGGCGCAGGCCGGCTTTCATTACATTACCTACAGAGCCTTTTTGTTTATCGCATTCTGCGATAGCTGCATCTACATTTTTGTTAGCCAGGTGATATTGCACCTTGCGCACAAAATTATTAATGTTACCAGTACCCAATGCTTTTGCAATGGTCAGGAATCTTTCAATAGCAAATACGATTACCATTAACAACATACCGATCAGTAACGGTACGATAATACCACCTTCATAGATTCTGTGGAATTGTCCGATGGGGCCTTTATGATTGGGCCAGAAGCCACCATTTTTGTCTGGCTGTGCAAATCCACTATCAGCACCAATTACAAAACGCCAAATACAATACCCGGCAATAATACACAAAATAGGCGCTACCCACGAAATCAGGTTGCTGCTTTTTTTAGGTTGAACAGAAGTAGTAGCCTTTACGGGCTTCGCTTGATTTGTCTCAGCCATGATCTTAGTTTTTTAGTTTTTAAATATTGAACAAGTTTTATTTGCGTGTACAATTCTAACAAAAAAAATCAAACAACAAAATTTTTCGTCATTATTTTTTTTGATCGTTTGAAGATAGTTTTTTTTTACGATTCATCAAAAAAAACCGCAAAATGCTAACAGTTCTCTATGTATTGTCCGTTCCGGTTTTTAAATATATAACAAGCCGGTTCAATCGCAATCCATTCATTATTCATACCGTAAAGCCTCTATGGGATTTAGTTTGCCGGCCTTTACGGCGGGGTATATGCCTGCGGCCAGTCCAACAATTGTACAAATGACAATACCATAGATGACCCAATCCCATGGAACAACAAAACCGGTTTTTAACAGCAGTGAAAAAAGATTGCCAATAATAATGCCCAGCAGAATTCCCAGCAACGCTCCAAGCACGCTGATGATCATGGCCTCTAATAAAAAC
This window encodes:
- a CDS encoding MotA/TolQ/ExbB proton channel family protein, whose product is MAETNQAKPVKATTSVQPKKSSNLISWVAPILCIIAGYCIWRFVIGADSGFAQPDKNGGFWPNHKGPIGQFHRIYEGGIIVPLLIGMLLMVIVFAIERFLTIAKALGTGNINNFVRKVQYHLANKNVDAAIAECDKQKGSVGNVMKAGLRRYKEMINETGLDTDQKIAAIQKEVEEATALELPMLQKNLVFLSTIVSTGTLIALLGTVMGMIRSFANLGESGGGNSSELAVGISEALYNTALGIGTSALALIFYNMLTTRIDSITYGIDESGFTLTQSFASLYK
- a CDS encoding ExbD/TolR family protein codes for the protein MAKAKIQKKSTDTDMTPFVDVAFLILSFFIMATKFKPAEPVPIETPNSVSSQTMPDNNAVMMSIDKDNKVYFSIMSKSDVQKGKDIIKEAAKRAGVTITDGDLTHYSDGMMLGMPFNKLKSFLALAPAEQAKVKQDGIPVLDSAHNELVYWIGAAKWAFTGEPLKYLVKGDNVSKYPTFSALVDAMKRNDEQKYNLVTMPTDAPQGTELYLDRLRGK